The stretch of DNA GGTGTGACCGCGACCTATCTGGCCGTCGCCGACCCGCTGACCGCAGCCCTCGCCGCAAGCGCCCTCTATAACCGCGCCAGCGAAACCGGTGAGTCCAATTCACACGGTCCGGGTTCCTTCCAGGTCGCTTTCTTGGACGGCCTCTGGTCGACCACGCCCGCGCAGATCGCCGCTTCGCCGATTCTGTCCTGAATACACCACACAGCGTATTACTTGACCACAAAGAATCGAGCCAATCATCATGACTGTCAACAATCCATCATTCGCCTCCATGCGCAAGCACTTCGACCTGAGTTCCTACCTCGTGCTCGGCCCGGCGGACACCAAATCGCGGCCCGTTCCCGACATCGTGCGACAGGCGCTGGCCGGCGGCATCACTTTCCTCCAGATCCGCGTCAAACCGGGTGACGCCAGGGATATCGTCGAAATCGCGCGACAGAGCGCTGAGGTCATCGCCCAGGCCGGCGCGTCCGAAACCGTCCCGCTGGTCATCGACGACCGCGTCGACGCGGCCTGGCAATGCCGCGATACCGGCATCAAGGTCGACGGCGTGCATATCGGGCAGGACGACATGAACCCGGTCGAAGCGCGCAAGCTGCTCGGACCGGACGCCATCATCGGGTTGAGCTGCAAGGTGCTCGACGAAGTCAAAGCCGCCAACGCGCTTCCCGACGGCACCATCGACTACATCGGCGCGGGGCCGCTGCATCCAAGCACCACCAAGCCAGACTGCATCGTCATCGGCGCCGATCACCAGCGCCACACGCAGGACACCGAATCCATCAACGCGCTGTGCCATGAATCGAACTACCCCATCGTCGTGGGCGGCGGCGTGAAGCTGGAAGACCTGCCGGAGCTGGCACAGACCGAGGCCGCCGGCTGGTTCGTCGTCTCGGCCATTGCCGGCGCCGACGACCCGCACGCCGTTGCCCGGGCCATGGTGGACTCGTGGAACGCCGCACGC from Bifidobacterium sp. ESL0800 encodes:
- a CDS encoding thiamine phosphate synthase, producing MTVNNPSFASMRKHFDLSSYLVLGPADTKSRPVPDIVRQALAGGITFLQIRVKPGDARDIVEIARQSAEVIAQAGASETVPLVIDDRVDAAWQCRDTGIKVDGVHIGQDDMNPVEARKLLGPDAIIGLSCKVLDEVKAANALPDGTIDYIGAGPLHPSTTKPDCIVIGADHQRHTQDTESINALCHESNYPIVVGGGVKLEDLPELAQTEAAGWFVVSAIAGADDPHAVARAMVDSWNAARAKRL